The following coding sequences are from one Odontesthes bonariensis isolate fOdoBon6 chromosome 10, fOdoBon6.hap1, whole genome shotgun sequence window:
- the LOC142390112 gene encoding taste receptor type 1 member 1-like, whose translation MSAESFLGILIHSWSQSTAKALEFHLDGDYLIGGLFDIHLVDDSVYLSRPETIDCSSQLFSLSSYRRSQLMRFSVAEINNSTNLLPNVSLGYELFDQCSDTKNFPGILNLISYNGLIQPWNEPHRNLSHSHKVIALVGPFTSTDTLAVAPLFMPDLIPVVSYGAASSAFSQKNRFPSFLRTVHSNKEVIDVMVSIVQHFSWRWVAFLNSDNDFGIDGLELFRARIKDTDICLAYTKGLNDNTNYSEVFKQIEAQKINVIIVFSTNRNGEALIESAIQLNNRNKVWLTGDTWSLNKKLLKMKGIEDIGTVLGVSQPVIAIPGFSDFIYSTTNQMAFQNTEENMFCNQDCNCSSLSPDDIISMDPSFSFAVYSAVYSIAHALHNVLQCGAFKCNGNTKVYPYMVLEELRKSNFTLLNISLQFTEDGDPKFGYYSIVFWNQRGDAQEVGFYRFFPSVSFFINTSKIQWYTNEEVPTSVCSSECPLGYAKTQNGIHKCCFNCEICPNGTYINSAEDSYNCISCKDTEWSKEGSTSCSLRLVEYIPFTDTSAIVIMVGASALVGLILATSVLFAINYNTPVVKSAGGPMCFLVLSCLCLCTLSVFFYFDRPTDSYCVLRFLPFLLFYTVCLACFVVRSFQIVCIFKIAAKFPKLLNLWMKYHGQWLLITVAFIIQAILITIGYSISPPKPYNDTYWYADKIILGCDLNLQGTSGSLALLLSLCCLCFIFSYMGKDLPKNYNEAKAITFCLFLLIFTWIVFATVSMLYHGKYIHTFNALAVLSSLYSFLLWYFLPKCYIIIFQADKNTAQHFQGLIQNYTKTVSQ comes from the exons ATGAGTGCTGAAA gtTTTCTGGGCATTTTAATACATTCCTGGAGTCAGTCCACTGCCAAAGCCTTAGAGTTTCATCTGGATGGGGATTATTTGATAGGAGGACTATTTGATATTCATCTTGTCGATGACTCTGTTTATCTCAGTAGACCAGAAACCATCGATTGCTCCAG TCAGCTTTTCAGTTTGTCAAGTTATCGGAGGTCTCAGCTGATGAGATTCTCTGTAGCAGAAATCAACAATTCCACCAACCTACTGCCAAATGTGTCTCTTGGGTATGAATTATTTGACCAATGCTCAGACACAAAAAATTTCCCAGGAATTTTGAATCTCATCTCATACAACGGCTTAATCCAACCTTGGAATGAACCTCACAGGAATCTGTCCCACAGTCACAAAGTCATTGCACTAGTCGGTCCTTTCACCAGCACCGACACCCTAGCTGTAGCCCCACTATTCATGCCTGATCTAATTCCTGTG GTTAGCTATGGAGCTGCAAGTTCAGccttttcacaaaaaaacagatttccCTCATTTCTACGAACAGTGCATTCCAATAAAGAGGTCATAGATGTGATGGTTTCCATTGTGCAACACTTCAGCTGGCGCTGGGTTGCTTTCCTTAACAGTGATAATGATTTTGGCATCGATGGACTGGAATTGTTCAGGGCGAGGATTAAAGACACAGACATTTGCCTGGCGTATACCAAAGGGCTTAATGACAACACAAATTACTCTGAAGTATTCAAGCAGATAGAGGCACAGAAGATCAATGTTATCATAGTTTTTTCTACAAACAGGAATGGTGAAGCTCTCATTGAATCAGCAATACAACTCAATAACAGGAACAAGGTGTGGCTAACAGGGGACACGTGGTCCTTAAACAAAAAGCTCCTCAAGATGAAAGGAATCGAAGATATTGGAACTGTACTTGGGGTGTCTCAGCCTGTTATAGCAATTCCTGGTTTCagtgattttatttattcaacCACGAACCAGATGGCTTTTCAAAATACAgaagaaaatatgttttgtaATCAGGACTGCAACTGCAGCAGTCTGTCTCCAGACGATATCATTTCTATGGACCCCTCGTTTTCATTTGCTGTTTACTCTGCTGTGTATTCCATTGCTCATGCCTTACACAACGTTCTGCAATGTGGAGCTTTCAAATGCAATGGCAATACTAAAGTGTACCCATACATG GTTCTAGAAGAGCTCAGAAAGTCAAATTTTACACTTCTAAACATAAGTCTTCAATTTACTGAGGACGGAGACCCCAAATTTGGATACTATTCAATAGTTTTCTGGAACCAGAGGGGTGATGCGCAGGAAGTTGGCTTTTATAGATTTTTCCCGTCAGTCAGTTTCTTTATCAACACCTCCAAGATTCAGTGGTACACAAATGAAGAA GTACCTACTTCAGTGTGTTCCTCAGAGTGCCCTTTAGGATATGCAAAGACACAAAATGGTATCCACAAATGCTGCTTCAATTGTGAAATCTGTCCGAACGGAACCTATATCAACAGTGCAG AGGATTCCTACAACTGCATCAGCTGTAAGGACACAGAATGGTCTAAAGAGGGAAGTACATCATGCAGTCTGCGGCTGGTGGAGTACATACCATTCACAGACACTAGTGCTATAGTGATCATGGTCGGGGCCTCAGCCTTGGTGGGACTCATTCTGGCCACGTCTGTTCTCTTCGCCATCAACTACAACACACCTGTTGTCAAGTCTGCTGGGGGACCAATGTGCTTCCTAGTTTTAAGTTGCCTCTGTCTTTGTactctcagtgtgttcttttatTTCGACAGGCCCACAGATTCTTATTGTGTATTGAGATTTTTACCATTTCTTTTGTTCTACACAGTTTGTCTTGCATGTTTTGTTGTGCGCTCTTTTCAAATTGTTTGCATCTTCAAAATAGCTGCAAAGTTCCCCAAACTCCTCAATCTGTGGATGAAATATCATGGCCAATGGCTGCTCATCACTGTGGCATTCATCATTCAGGCAATCTTGATTACTATTGGCTATTCCATTTCCCCACCCAAGCCTTACAATGACACCTACTGGTACGCAGACAAAATCATACTTGGTTGTGACCTAAATCTTCAAGGAACATCTGGCTCTCTGGCTTTGCTATTGTCATTGTGCTGCCTTTGCTTTATTTTCTCCTACATGGGAAAAGACCTTCCAAAAAATTACAACGAAGCCAAAGCAATAACTTTCTGCCTCTTCCTGCTGATCTTCACCTGGATCGTCTTTGCCACTGTGAGCATGCTTTACCATGGAAAGTACATACACACTTTTAATGCTCTGGCTGTACTCTCCAGTCTCTACTCTTTTTTATTGTGGTATTTCCTCCCAAAATGTTACATCATCATTTTTCAAGCCGACAAAAACACAGCGCAGCACTTCCAAGGTCTCATTCAGAATTATACCAAAACTGTTAGCCAGTAG
- the LOC142390231 gene encoding taste receptor type 1 member 1-like: MKNFLAFLCLLGSFLHAMTHCTVSASEFQLDGNYLIGGLFDIHHVGRSVYQERPESIYCSSETFLGPNYRRFQLMRFSVEEINNSTNLLPNVSLGYEIFDHCSDTKSFPGIFKLISVNGSIQPWSHSHNNLSEVIAVVGPFTSNQAITAAPLLMGDLIPMVSYGCTSSVFSKKNQYPAFLRTVPPNKDTLDVIVEIILHFNWRWVAFLNSDNDFGIDGLELFRKRIINTDICLAYTNGLNERTNYSQMLKQIEAQKVNIIIVFAPKSYAEAVIESAIQLNVTNKVWIADDGWSLNKRLPKMKGIRNIGTVLGVSQPVVTIPGFSDFIYSTKSQTPYGDLEQQKFCNQVCNCNNLSADEILASDPSFSFPVYSAVYAIAHALHNTLKCGAGRCADNITVHPHMVLEELKKSNFTLLNQSIQFNENGDPKFGSYSIVFWNHSGDAEEIGFYHFHPSVHFYINNTKIQWYTDGEVPTALCSPECPVGYAKKQTGIHKCCFGCEICPSDAYVNSTEDPYNCISCKDTEWSKEGSTSCSLRLEEYIPFTDTVAIAIMVGACIFVVLSLAMSVLFAINYNTPVVRSAGGPMCFLILGCLTLCSISVFFYFGVPTTASCVLRFLPFLLFYTVCLACFAVRSFQIVCIFKMAAKFPKLHSLWMKYNGQQLLITLAFVAQALLLIISYCVEPPSPYRNTLIYQDRIILGCNINLVASSVVLPILLCFLCFIFSNMGKDLPKNYNEAKAITFCLLLLILTWIIFVTEYMLYKGKHVYTFNAVAVLSSLYSFLLWYFLPKCYIIIFQPHKNTQQYFQGLIQNYTKTISQ, encoded by the exons ATGAAGAATTTTCTTGCTTTTCTATGTCTGCTGGGATCTTTCCTACATGCCATGACTCACTGCACTGTCTCAGCCTCAGAGTTTCAGCTGGATGGAAATTATCTAATCGGTGGACTTTTTGATATTCACCATGTAGGTAGATCCGTTTATCAAGAAAGACCAGAATCCATCTACTGCTCAAG TGAAACTTTCTTAGGACCGAATTATCGGAGATTTCAGTTGATGAGATTCTCTGTAGAGGAAATCAATAATTCTACCAACCTGCTGCCAAATGTGTCTCTTGGTTATGAGATATTTGACCACTGCTCAGACACAAAGAGTTTTCCAGGTATTTTCAAATTAATCTCAGTCAATGGCTCGATCCAGCCTTGGTCTCACTCACACAATAATCTATCTGAAGTCATAGCAGTCGTCGGCCCTTTCACAAGCAATCAGGCCATTACTGCGGCCCCACTATTAATGGGGGATCTCATTCCTATG GTCAGTTATGGATGTACCTCCTCTGTCttttcaaaaaaaaatcaatatccTGCTTTCCTACGAACAGTGCCTCCCAATAAAGACACCCTCGATGTTATTGTTGAAATTATTTTGCACTTCAACTGGCGCTGGGTTGCTTTCCTTAACAGCGATAATGATTTTGGCATTGATGGACTGGAACTGTTCAGGAAAAGGATTATAAACACTGATATCTGCCTGGCTTACACAAATGGCCTTAATGAACGTACAAATTATTCTCAAATGCTCAAGCAAATAGAGGCACAGAAAGTTAACATCATTATTGTTTTTGCTCCAAAATCGTACGCTGAAGCTGTCATTGAATCAGCAATACAACTGAATGTCACAAACAAGGTGTGGATAGCTGACGATGGATGGTCTTTAAACAAAAGGCTCCCGAAGATGAAAGGAATCAGAAATATTGGAACTGTTCTGGGGGTGTCTCAGCCAGTAGTAACAATTCCTGGTTTCAGTGATTTCATCTATTCTACTAAAAGCCAGACACCTTATGGAGATTTGGAGCAGCAGAAGTTTTGTAATCAGGTTTGCAACTGCAATAACCTGAGTGCTGATGAAATACTAGCTTCAGACccctccttctcttttcctgtTTATTCTGCTGTGTATGCCATTGCTCATGCCCTACATAACACCTTGAAATGTGGAGCTGGCAGATGTGCTGACAATATTACAGTGCACCCACACATG GTTCTAGAGGAGCTCAAGAAGTCCAATTTTACACTGTTGAATCAGAGTATTCAATTTAATGAAAATGGTGACCCCAAGTTTGGATCCTATTCTATAGTTTTTTGGAATCACAGCGGTGATGCAGAGGAAATCGGCTTTTATCATTTTCACCCATCAGTTCATTTCTACATCAACAACACCAAAATTCAGTGGTACACTGATGGAGAA GTTCCGACTGCATTATGTTCCCCCGAATGTCCAGTAGGATATGCAAAAAAGCAAACTGGAATCCACAAATGCTGCTTCGGTTGTGAAATCTGTCCGAGTGACGCATATGTCAACAGCACAG AGGATCCCTACAACTGCATCAGCTGTAAGGACACAGAATGGTCTAAAGAGGGAAGTACGTCATGCAGTCTGCGGCTGGAGGAGTACATTCCATTCACAGACACTGTTGCTATAGCGATCATGGTCGGAGCCTGCATCTTTGTAGTTCTCTCTCTGGCCATGTCTGTTCTCTTCGCCATCAACTACAACACACCTGTTGTCAGATCTGCTGGGGGACCAATGTGCTTCCTAATTTTAGGCTGCCTGACTCTGTGTAGTATCAGTGTGTTCTTTTACTTTGGTGTGCCCACAACTGCCTCTTGTGTTTTAAGATTCTTACCATTTCTTTTGTTCTATACTGTTTGTTTGGCATGTTTTGCTGTGCGTTCTTTTCAGATTGTTTGCAtcttcaaaatggctgccaagTTCCCCAAGCTCCACAGCCTGTGGATGAAATATAACGGCCAGCAGCTGCTCATCACTTTGGCATTCGTCGCTCAGGCTCTCTTACTTATTATTAGCTACTGTGTTGAACCTCCAAGTCCTTACAGAAACACTTTAATCTACCAAGACAGAATCATTCTTGGTTGTAACATTAATCTTGTAGCAAGTTCTGTGGTTTTACCTATATTACTGTGCTTTCTCTGCTTTATTTTCTCCAACATGGGAAAAGACCTTCCAAAGAATTACAACGAGGCCAAAGCGATAActttctgcctcctcctgctGATCCTCACCTGGATCATCTTTGTCACTGAGTATATGCTATATAAAGGGAAGCACGTCTACACCTTTAACGCTGTGGCTGTACTCTCCAGTCTCTACTCTTTTTTGTTGTGGTATTTCCTCCCAAAATGTTACATCATCATTTTTCAACCCCACAAAAATACACAGCAGTACTTCCAAGGTCTCATTCAGAATTATACCAAAACAATCAGCCAGTAG